One Trichormus variabilis 0441 genomic window, TTGCACTGCACCTTAAATGTATATTTAGGGGCTACCATCATGTGTGCATGGAGTAGTTACTGGTATTGCTGACTACTCAATTAATCATCATCTAATCAAGGGAGTTGAAATATGACGACAGTTGCCCTCAAAGATAGCAAGCAGCAACTAATGCAAGCATTTCAACAAATTTTAGCAGAACAGAAAAAACTAGAATCCAAAATAGCCACTAAACAAGAAGAAGCAGACAAGGCAAAAAATCAAGAAATTTTGGCAATTGCTTCTCAATATACAGTTGATAGTATTGTCAAATCTTTAGCAGATTTACAATTAGAATTTGGTAGTACTGTTAATGCACTCTCTACAAAATTGGCTAAAGAAAACTCTAAATTAGATGAATTGAACCAATCTATAGAAATTGAAACAAAGCATTTACAAGATTTACAAAAAATTAGAGTTGTTGCAGATGCTTTAGATATCTTGACCCAAGAACACCAGGAAAAATTAAAGACTCTAGAGCAAGATACAGCTAGTAAAAGAGAAGCTTTAGAAAAAGAAATATCAACTAGACGTAAAGAATGGCAAAAAGAGCAAGCTGAATATGTAGAATCTCTACAAGCTTACAATGATATTTTAGCCAAAGAACGTCAGCAAGAAGCAGAGGAATATCAATATAAATTAGAAACAACTCGTAAACTCAACACAGATGTATACGAGTCTAAAAAACGGAATCTAGAAAGAGATATTCAAGAAAGAACTCAACAGAAAGAGAAAGATTGGTCAGAAAGAGAAAAAATTAACACCGAACGTCAAACCATCTTTGCAGAATATCAACAAAAAGTAGCTGCATTCCCAGCAGAATTAGAAGAAGCAGTGAAAAAAGCTAGAGAAGAAGCAATTAAAGATACAAGTCAAAAAGCTAAAATTGAAGCAGATTTATTTGAAAAAGAGTGGGAAGCCAGTAAGCAGAGTTACGAATTAAAAATTAAATCACTGGAAGAAACTATTCAAAAACAAACAGAACAAATAGAAAGTATTTCGGCTCAATTGCAAACAACACTAAAACAATCACAAGATTTAGCAATGAGAGCTTTTGATAGTTCCACAACTAAATAAATATCAGTTTTTGGAAATTCGCAACCAATAGTGGCAGTAAATAGAGGTTTTTATGGCAGTCAAAAAGTTAACTGATAAGAACACCAAAGCAGAAATTTTACAGGCTTATGAAGATTTAACTAAAGAAACAGCATCTCTTAAGTCTCAACTTAGCCAAGCGCCTAAAGAAACACCAACTATCAAGAAAGAACAACCAAAATCAGAACAAACTCAGATAATGAATCAGCCTTATACCATCCAACAAAAAATGAATCATACAATTGAGAGTCTAGCAAAAATTCAGTTGGGATTTGGTAGTGCAGTAAATGAATTATCGGAAAAGCTGACTACACAAGCTTCAACACTATCTGGAATTAGCGAAGCGGTGGCAACAGAAGTTGAGCAATTAAAAACCCTACATAGCTTAGAAGTTTCTGAAAATACATTAGATACACTTATTACTACTTATGAAGAAAATGCAAAAGCCTATCAAGATGAATTTAATCAGCGCTATGAAGTACTTTCGCAAGAAATTCTTGAACAAAGAATAAATTGGCAAAAAGAACAAGAAGAATACCAAAGAAATATCAAAGAACGAAATGAAAATCAAAATAAAACTCGACAACGAGATAATGCAGAGTACAAATATGATTTAGAACTTGCTCGTCAATTGGCAACGGATGACTACGAACAACAGCAAAAAGCTTTGTATAACCAATTAGAAGCATTACAACAAGATGCAGAAAAACAGTGGAACGATCGGGAAAAAGTAATTGCCGAAAGAGAAAAGCAATTTGAAGATTTTAAAACGAAAGTAGAAGTATTTCCTAAAGAGAAAGAAGCTGCCGTTAAGAAAGCTACAGAAGAAGGTAAAGGGATTGCTTACTACCAAGCTAAGGTTAAAGCTGATTTATATGCTAAAGAAGTAGAAGGACAGAAACGCTTCTATGAACAGAGACTTCAGTCTTTGGAACAAACAATTAACAATCAAGAGACGCGACTACAAAACTTATCTAAACAGCTTGATTCTGCACTCAAGCAAGTTCAAGATTTAGCGGTAAAAGCTATTGAAGGTACTGCTAATGTCAATTCTTATCAAGCAATCAAGGAAATAGCTTTAGAACAGGCAAAAAGTCAAGTGAAAAATAAATAAAATACAAATAATAAAAATAAATAAAAAGACGTAATTTTCGTTACGTCTTTTTAAAATGTAAACACATTTAATTAAAAATATTATTGGTCTGTTTTATCTGGTTTTCCATTATTGAGTGGTTTTTTTCTATTCTTGTTGCTTGCCTTTAAATTTTTATTGGATGGTTGATTGGGATTAGGTTGTTGGCTAGCCATAGAATGCAATCTGCTAATGAGTAATAATTGTATCTTCATTTAGCATATTACTATTTCCAGAAATCAGTCAATAAATTTACATAGTAAAATAAAATAGAGACGTTATAATATTTACGTCTCTATGTCCAAGGAAACCCATTATTTGTAGTTGTTTTAAGAACTGAAAGATTTGTCAGAATAAATTATTCAGTATTTTAAGCTACTTTCTATAGATAGTTGCTCGGCAGGTTAATTTGATTACAACCAAATGTTTTAAACGAGTCAAAGGGAAACGCTAACTGCCGATGAACTTATATACCTAACTACAATCTGGTATTGAGGATTCCGGAAATTAAAAAATACTATGGCAGTTTACAGGTGATCTTTGTGTTCACATAGTATCTTGTAAAGACCCTACGCAAACACCACCAGCCTCAAGTTGAATTATCTTAAGCAAAGGAAGAGAAGTCTAAATTCGGTGGTATGTCTTGAATACGTCCTGGCCCGATCGCCTGCAATGCCTCTTTTAAGTTAATATCACCTGTATACAATGCACGTCCCACAATCACACCAGTCACGCCTTGGGGTTCCAACGCCAACAAACTCAACAAATCGGTGACAGAACTCACTCCACCAGATGCAATCACAGGGATGGAAATGGCGGCTGCTAGTTCTCGCAATGCGTCTAAATTTGGGCCTGCGAGAGTCCCGTCACGGTGGATATCTGTGTAAATGATGGCGGCTGCACCCATTTCCTGCATCTGTACAGCCAATTGAGTTGCTAAAACTTCAGATGTCTCTAACCAACCACGAGTAGCTACTAGTCCGTTACGAGCATCTATACCGATAATAATTTGTCCGGGGTATTGTTGACAGAGTTCTTGTACAAGCTGGGGTTGTTCTACGGCGACAGTACCGAGAATTGCCCACTGTACACCTAAATTAAATACTTGTTCCACACTGGAACGATCGCGCAATCCGCCACCAATTTCAATAGGTATAGAAATAGCTTGAGCGATCGCTTCAATTGCTCCTAGATTTACTACTTTACCTGCTTTCGCACCATCTAAATCTACTATGTGCAGACGTGTTGCACCCTCATCTACCCACTGTTTAGCAACATCAACCGGATTTTCACTAAACACTTGTGAGCGATCGTAGTCTCCTTGATAGAGTCGCACACAACGACCTTCTAGTAAATCAATTGCTGGAATAACATCCATCTCCATCCCCCTGTATTTAATGCCATGAAGAGTACTAATTTTGTGCAAATCCCGATTTAGTTTTTCACTTTTAGTTGTCTGACAGCTTGTGCGAAACCCACTACAATCAAGATATTAGAAAGAGTCAAAAATACTTCCGCACCACCGTGTAACCAGTCTACGTTTGCTAAGGCTTCACCATAATGAACTTTGGCATAAATGCCGGCGGGAATAGTCACACCTACAAAAACAAGAGTACCGTAAAATCCATATAGGGCTAAACGAGGCATCAGCTGACTGCGGTGGATAAACCACAAGAAACCCAAATAGGGAAATAGGGATAGGGCAAATAGGGTTTCTTTAGACATAATCACAATTTGGTAACTGGTAATTGGTAATTGGGGGGAGAGATTTGCACTCGTTTACCTTCTCTCCCTTATTCTCTAATCCCTAACCTCTATTTTCGCAGAACGCCAAATCAACCATGCTGCTGCCAACAGGGTAAAATTCCCTACTAAAGTCATGGTTGCTTGCAGTGTCACTATCCATTCTAGAGATTCGGAGTTATCGAAATAATGCCATGTACAAGCACACATAGCACTAACCAAGGCTGGTAACATTGCTAGGGACAATCCCCACCAACTGCGGTTAGCAGTGAGTTCGCCATAAGTCCAGATTAACCAAATAGCGGCAATCCACTCGATAACGCTAGAAACATGAATAATCCAGGTGGGAATTGAGAGAACGTTCATAAGATGGTCAATAGTCAGTAGTCAATTGTCAATAGTCAGTAGTCATTAGGCTTTGACTCAGCACTCGGCACTATGTTCATCTTCCCATAGGTAAATTCATATTTTTGGCGATATGACTGACATCTCGTCAACAATGAAGAAAATATTGATAATCTAAAATCCAACATCCACAATTTTAAATGGAATGCGGGCATTATTATCTGGGTATTACGGTAAGGGAAATGGTGGTGACGAAGCTTTATTGGCAACGCTTCTGCAAATGTTACCATCTCATGTTACGCCTGTGGTGCTGTCTGGAAATCCAGAAGAAACTAGCGATCGCTATGGTGTAGAATCTCACAATCGGATGTCTCTAACATCTGTGTTGCCAGCTTTACGTTCTTGTGATGCTTTTATTTGGGGTGGCGGGAGTCTAATTCAGGATGTCACCAGCAGTATCAGTCCTTTTTACTATGGGGGACTGATGGCGTTAGCGCAGAAAATGGGTTTAAAGACTGTAGCTTGGGCGCAAGGGATTGGCCCCCTAGTGCGTCCCCAGACTCGCTGGTTAGCACAACATAATTTTTCTGGTTGCACAACAGTTAGTGTACGCGATCGCGTGAGTGCTGCATTATTAGCTGATTGGCAGATTCCTTATATACTTGCACCAGACCCAGTTTGGGCGTTACAGGCAAAACCATTCCCAGAACTTGCCAATTTACCTACCCCTAGAATTGCCGTCACCTTAAGAAACCATCCCCAATTAACAGCGCCACGGTTAGCTAACTTAACTCAAGCCTTGGTGAGTCTGCAAAAATCTACCCAAGCTTTTATTTTATTACTGCCATTTCAAAAAAGCGAAGATTTAGCGATCGCTCAAGCAATACAACCTCAATTAAAAGATGTTAGCGAAATTGTGTGTATAGAAGACCCACAGATTTTAAAAGGTGTATTTCGTGGTGTTGAAATGGCGATCGGTATGAGGCTACACAGTCTAATTATGGCAGCAAGTGAAGGTTGTCGCTGTTTTGCCTTGAGTTATGACCCCAAAATCAATCGTTTAATGGAAGATTTGGCAATACCTGGATGGGATTTAGCCAATCTACCAGATAACGCCAATGTCATTAGTAAAACATGGATAGATTTCTACACTAACGCTCAACCTTTAGCATCTGAGAAAATCACAACCCTAGTAGAAGGTGCTTTTATGCACAGAGAATTATTGAGGAAAGCACTAGGGCGCATCAATTAGGCAAGCTGAGATTAAAACTGCGAAATCTAAGATAAACAACAGGAAAAAGATGACGGGTAGATACGCACTAAGAGATAAGCAGTGGGCAAGAGGGGTATGTGCAGGAGATTCGGTGTATCTAAATATTTGATATCAGATTCTCTTGCCAGCAACGTACACCAAAGGAACGACGGATATCACGCCAAATCTGTGTAGCAGCTAAAGCACCATCGCCAGCAGCAATCACGACTTGATTTAAACCAACTTTCAGATCACCAATGGCAAAAATACGTGGGTGGGAGGTGCGACACATCTTATCTGTGACGAGATTACCCCCTTTTAACTCTAAGTCGATTCTTTGCAAATAGGTATTGTGATAGCGAGAACCCATTGAGATTAAACCAGTTTCTAACTCAACTACCGTACCATCTACCAATTCCACACCTGACATATGATGATTCTGACCTAAAAACCGCTTAATTGGTGTTTCCACTAAGCGATAACCATACTGCTGTAATTTAGAACGCAATTCTGTACTTACAGTAAACAATCCATGAGTAAAGATAGTAATGTAAGGTGTAAACCAACTCAGATTAAACACCATTTCCTCAATACTAGCTTCACTACCTGCAAAAAAGCCGCACTGTTTATCTATCATTTCATAACCGTCACAAACCATACAAACGTGCAAATTATAGCCAGCGTATTCAAAAACATTCTGCATATTTTCTAAAGATGGTAGATGGTCAATAATGCCACTAGCCGCAATCAAATACTTAGAATGCAACACAAAGTAAGTACTATTTTGACGACCAACTTTCACTCGCACAGCAAAAGTATCACCTTCGTCCACAACCTCTTCAACGTAAGCAGTTAAAAAATCTCCAGCCAATGATTCATAATGTTTTTTCCCTTGTTGTAGCAACACACGACCGGGAGTGTCTGGAGGCAATCCTAGATAGTTATGTAATTCCTGCATCCAGAAAGAACGAGCCTTACCTTTATCAATAATTAGGCTAGAAAGACGGTATCTTTGTAAGTAGATTCCAGCAGATAAACCACCAGCACCACCACCAACAATAATTGCATCATAAACATGGTCAAGACGTTCCGAAATATTAATCTTTGATATTTGCATATTCTGGCTTTTTTCTATTTTTGTGGGGAATTAATGCAGTAAGCCATGTTTTCAAAAATTATCTTCTAGCAGCTTGCTTTTAAAAATTAAACCCACCAAGGTTTTTCACCAGTACGGGGGTCTGTTTCTTGCCAAGATGAAATCCAAATGTAATCATCTTTAACCTGGACGTGAACCAACTTCAGAGGACGGTTAGCAGGTCCACGTTCTACGGAACCTTGGGCATCATAGCGTGAACCGTGACAAGGACATTGAAACTGTTGATCAACAGGATTCCAAGGGAAGGTACAACCCAAATGAGTACAGTTATTAACAATACCCATCGGATCAAGAGTGCCATCTTCCCTAACAGTTAAATAGGTAGGCTCACCAGCTAGTCCAGCAATTAAAGCCCGTGTTCCTGATGCTTGGACTAAAATTTGGCTGGCTGGGATGGGATGACCGATTTTGTCTTTAGCGAGAACACCACCTTCTGCGTCCGTACTTTCGGCTGGAGGCATAAAAAACTTAGTCGCTGGATATATGGCCGCACTAGCCGTAGCTGCCACAATAGCCCCAGTGAAGAAATTCAGGAGTTGCCGCCTGGACATGGAAGGATTGAGCTGATTTAAGGTATCGTCCATAAACTTTCTCACCTTTTCATTAAATTATACTCATACTATACTACTATATAGTTATATGATGAGAGGTTCCAAAAGGATCTTATTTTCCTTACTTCGTGTTTTACAGTCTGTAGCTTTATTAAAAGTCATACAAGAGTTCTGATAGCTGACAAATAATAATTATCAGAATCAATCTATGCTATTGAATTTGAAAATTGAGTATAAAAAACACACACAACATCACAAACCCCAGTCTCTAAACCTTCATTTTTGCTAATCAACAATCAAATATTCGGAGATTTCCGGCAATGGCTCACATTGTTATCGTCGGTGCAGGGTTGGGTGGTTTACCCACCGCTTATGAATTACGGCATATCCTCCCCAAACAGCATCAAGTTACCGTCATTTCAGAAACCCCTGACTTTACATTTATTCCTTCATTGCCTTGGGTAGCAATGGGTTTAACTTCCCTAGAGTCCATTCAGGTGAGTCTGCAACCACGGCTAAAGCAAAAGGGTATTAATTGGATACTAGGGCGAGTAGATTACTTGAATCCTCAAGACCAAAAAATATCGTTTGGAGAGCAAAGTATTACTTATGATTACTTAATTATCGCCACAGGTGCGGAACTGGCATTAGATGCAGTAGCTGGTTTAGGCCCCGATGGATATACTCAATCAGTATGCAATCCGCATCATGCAATCAAGGCGTTTCAGGCTTGGCAAAACTTTCTCTTAGCACCAGGGCCATTAGTAGTAGGGGCATTACCAAAAACGAGTTGTTTAGGCCCTGCCTACGAGTTTACGCTATTAGCCGACTACGTACTGAGGAAAAAGGGATTAAGAGAGCAAGTATCGATTACTTTTGTAACTCCAGAACCTTATGCGGGACATTTGGGTATCGGTGGGATGGCTAATTCTGCCGAGTTAGTGACAAAATTCATGGCAGAACGAGGGGTAGAAGTTATTGAAAACGCAGCAGTTACAGCAATTGAGCCAAATCAGATTCATCTGGGGAATGGCAGAGTATTGCCATTTGCTTACTCAATGTTACTACCACCCTTCCGAGGGCCGCGCTTTGTCCGGCAAGTACCGGGATTAAGTAATCAGGATGGTTTTATTCCAGTATTGCCTACATACAGACATCCTGAATATGCCTCAATTTATGCGGTGGGAGTTGTAGTAGAGATTAAACCACCAGAGGTAACACATATCCCCTTGGGAGTACCCAAAACTGGACAAATGACAGAAGCAATGGGCATGGCAGTAGCCCATAATATCGCCATTGAATTGGGAGTATTTTCTGCCCCGCCTGTGACTCCAACACTTGATGCGATTTGCTTCGCTGATTTTGGTAATTCGGGAATTTTATTTCTCGCTAACCCTGTATTACCTGATGTAGCCACAGGAAAACGTCGGCGGGCTGTAGCGTTGAGCGGTACTTGGGTAACTTGGGCTAAAGCCTTATTTGAAAGGTATTTTCTAGCTAAAATGCGCTTTGGGACTGCTGTACCTTGGTTTGAAAAACTGGCGTTGAAATTATTGGGACTGTCTTTAGTTGCGCCTCTGGCAGTAAAGAGAATTATTAAAGAAGAGTAGAGATTAAGAATGAGGAATCAATTATGAATTGTCAAGGAAACCGCCGCCGACATCATCAAATATCTAGGTTAAATCATAGGGGTAAAAGTGGTATGTGTGGTGTAGCGATCGCCAATACTACCACTAGCCCAACTTCTGCTTCTAATCCTCATCTTCCTGCTTTCCAACGTTGCGTAGGTCGTTATTAGAGAGGCGATCGCCTACAATAAGCTACGCGATTCTCTTATTAGGTGAGCCAGAAAAAAAAGAGCAGCATCTATTTTCTCAGCAGTAAAAATTTTAGATTTTCTTAATATCTAATCTAGTATTCATCATTAGCTGATTACATATCTATATAGTTACAATTGCTAGATAGCAAAACGGCAAACTAAATAAACCTAACAGCACACTGTCAGAAGGAAGCCGCAAAGCATACGGGCAAGTTATAATTCTCTTGCGGATGAGCGTAACAAAAATTTATGAGTAACCCCCTTGTACAGGCCTTTTTTGTCGGTAGAGCTGTAGCCGAAGTCATTAATGAACGTCTAGAAGTCGCTTTTACTGATGCTTTGAGTGAAATCGGTAAATTTGATGCGGAAGCTAGAGAACAGCTACGCCAATTCACTGACGAAGTGATAGAACGAGCAAACCGAGCCTCGGCGGCGGCTGATGCAGGTCAAACAACTACAGGTAGTGGACGACAAACTGGGGCGGCTGACTCAGTTGACTTACAAGCCACCATTGATGAGTTACGGGCAGAAATTGCCCTGTTGCGTAACGAATTACAACGTTATCGCAGTAGTTCTGTATAGATTTAGTTAGTGGTCAGTTGTCAGTTGTGAAGCAGTGTGTTGGGGAGACAGCGCTGTGGGCGGCTTTGCCGACTTGAAGCGACTGTCGTCGAGTTCCCCGACTTGTAGCAACTGCTGTTAGCGTAGCGGTAGCGACATTAGGAGCGTCACCCCTAAGGGTCAGTCGTTCATTGGCAAATGGCAATTTAGGAAAACAATTTAGGGATCAGAGTGTCTTTTCTTCCAGGTGATTCAGTAATAACCCAACGGTACGCGCAAGATATGGAAACCAATTATTCAGATAAGGCTTACCGTTGGAATCGGGAAAACTACTCTAGCAAGCGGCGCTTTGTGGACATTTGGTCTTTTGTCTTGACCTTAATGTTCAAGCTTTGGCGCTACAACAAATCTTGGAGTTATCCTGGCGGTGTCACGGAAGCAAAACAGGCTGCAAGACGTAAAGCTCAAGCAGTCTGGATTCGTAATACTCTGCTGGATTTGGGGCCAACCTTCATTAAAGTCGGGCAGCTATTTTCTACCCGTGCAGATATATTCCCTGGCGAATATGTAGAAGAGTTGGCAAAGCTACAAGACAAAGTGCCAGCATTTGGCTATGAGCAAGTTGAAAAAATAGTTGAGCAAGAATTAGGTAAAAAAATTCCCGAACTCTTTCACAGTTTTGAGCCAATCCCTCTAGCCGCAGCTAGTTTGGGACAAGTACACAAGGCTGTATTGCATAGTGGGGAATCTGTCGTTGTTAAAGTACAGCGACCAGGATTAAAAAAGTTATTTGAGATAGATTTACGAATTCTTAAAGGCATTGCCCGTTACTTTCAAAGCCATCCCAAATGGGGACGAGGACGGGATTGGATGGGGATTTACGAAGAATGTTGCCGGATTCTTTGGGAAGAGATTGACTATCTCAACGAAGGTCGCAACGCCGACACTTTTCGGCGGAACTTTCGCGGCTATGAATGGGTAAAAGTCCCCAAGGTTTATTGGCGTTATGCTTCGCCACGGGTATTAACTTTGGAGTACCTACCAGGGATCAAAATCAGCCAATATGAAGCCATAGAAGCCGCAGGATTAGACCGGAAGGTCTTGGCTCGTCAAGGCGCTCAAGCCTACCTATTGCAACTGCTCAATAACGGATTTTTCCATGCCGATCCCCATCCAGGTAATATTGCGGTTAGTGCCGATGGAGCCTTAATCTTCTATGACTTCGGTATGATGGGGCAGATTAAATCAAATATCCGCGAAGGGCTAATGCAAACGTTGTTTGGTATCGCTCAAAAAGATGGCGATCGCGTAGTCCAGTCTCTCATAGATTTGGGAGCGATCGCACCCGTAGATGATATGGGGCCAGTGCGGCGTTCGGTGCAGTATATGCTCGACAACTTCATGGATAAACCCTTTGAAAATCAATCTGTAGCCGCGATTAGTGATGATTTATACGAAATAGCTTATAATCAACCATTTAGATTTCCTGCAACTTTCACTTTTGTGATGCGTGCTTTTTCCACCCTTGAAGGGGTAGGCAAAGGGTTAGATCCAGAGTTTAACTTTATGGAAGTTGCCCAACCATACGCAATGCAGCTTATGACCGATATGAATGGTTCAGATAGCAACAGCTTCCTCAACGAATTGAGCCGACAAGCAGTCCAAGTCAGTACCACGGCTTTTGGATTACCACGGAGATTGGAAGATACACTAGAAAAATTAGAGCGGGGAGATATGCGCTTGCGGGTACGTTCTATAGAATCAGAACGACTCCTCCGGCGACAAGGCAATATTCAGATAGGCATAGGTTATGCACTGATAATCAGTGGATTTACCCTTTCAGCAACTATTTTGTTAGTTAATCATTATGTATGGTTAGCACTGCTGGCTGGTTTAATTGCCGCAGCAGTGTCAGTAATGCTGATTCGACTGCTTCTCCGCCTAGATCGTTATGACCGTATGTATTAATTGTTGTGATAAAAAGTTATGAAACTCAACTTCACGGGTCACACTGATCCGGGGCTTATTCGTTCTAATAATCAGGATGATTACTATATCGACCCTGAGGGGCGATTTTTCATCGTCGCTGATGGTATGGGTGGTCATGCAGGAGGTGAAGAAGCAAGTCGCATCGCCACAAGGGAAATCAAGGCGTATTTGACCTCTAATTGGGATGTTTCTAAACCCTCGCCCGAATTACTAGAACAAGCTTTATGGCAGGCAAACGAAGCCATTCTACAGGATCAGCAGAATCATCCTGAACGGGCTGATATGGGTACAACAGCCGTAGTCGTGATTTTCCGTAATGAAGAGCAGTGGTGCGCTCATGTTGGTGACTCTCGTCTGTATCGTTTGCGAGAAACACAACTAGAACAGGTTACGGAAGATCACACCTGGGTAGCTAGAGCAATTAAAATTGGCGACATTACCGCCGAAGAAGCACGAGTTCATCCATTTCGCCACGTTTTATCCAGGTGTTTAGGTAGAGAAGACCTACACCAAGTAGATGTGCAACCACTGGATACGAAGATAGGCGATCGCCTATTGTTATGTAGTGATGGTCTAACAGAAGAACTTCCCGATCAGAAAATCGCTCATAACTTACAAATTAACTCTTTGTTGGATCAATCTGCTCTTTCCTTAGTGGAAGACGCGAAAGACCAAGGCGGACATGATAACATCACCGTCGTTATCATCGCTTTAGAATAATGTCCCCAACATAGCTAATTTCTAACTAGCAACTCACAACCAAAAACCGCATTTTTAGTAAATATACTCAGCAATTTGTTCAACCTGAGCATTTTTCCTATTTGCAACTTGATACAAATATTTTTAGCAGCAAATTTCCCCACTGCCAGCTTAGTTTACATAAATTTTGTCTGTTGACATCTTGCACATAATAAGGTATGACGCATATAATGCGATATTACTACCATTAATTTACTACCCAGTCATGAACATCTCCCGCCAGAGAAAAGTTTCGACTAGGTAGTCAATTTTAGGTATTGAACCTGCTGTAAATTTATTAAACCGATAAATTTGCCCGAAATCTGCTCTAGCAGACTTGGGTTATATACCAGTAGGCTCAGGTGCAAAACAACAAAGCACAAATTTTACCCATTAAGGATATGGGCAACCTGTCCAATAGTTGTTATCTTTCTTAATACAGAGGAATAATCAACAATATGGGGCAGGTACTAACTAAAGTCCTATGCCTGTGGGGCTTCTGTAACCGACATAACCTTTACGCATTGTCCTTTAGGAGTCTGTTATGAACCAACCAATCGAATTGTCATTGGAACAACAATTCAGCATTCGTTCATTTGCCACCCAAGTACAGAACATGAGTCATGATCAAGCCAAAGATTTTTTAGTCAAACTTTACGAGCAAATGGTTGTCCGTGAAGCCACATATCAAGAGCTACTCAAGCATCAGTGGGGCTTAGATTCTGGTTCCACTCCGGCATAGAGTCGCTATGTGTCGCAGTGGGCGACCTCCTTCTCTTGCTCAGTTCCAGGGAGGAAAAGAGCTGGGGATGCTGGGGCGTCAACTTTCGACCAGAACAAGTTTACATTGACTAAAAGTAAATAACTCAAAACTAAACATGGCATCTACTTCTGCTGTTAAGTACTGTCTTCCTTTAACTTGTTTAGCTTCTTGTTTACCAAGCTGATAGTATTAGTAAACTTTAACCTTCAAATGACTACTGGTTACATTACTCTGTACCATTGGCCTTTAAATCCCGTAAGTACTCTTAGACACCCTATTTTTGTAATTAACCAGGAGCGTATTTTTCACTAACACTGATGATCATTATATTTATTGCCAATAATAGTTACAACTACGTTATATATTTTATTTATAAAAATTTACATATTTAGACAAGGTGTTTCACGAATACAGATGTTACAGATAATCCAAACAGTCCTAACCAGATAGATCAATGGGAGAATCCGTATCAATAGCTGCCAATTTAGCGAGAATTTGGGGCTTAAGTTTTTCATATTCTCCTTTGAGGAGGTTTTTACTCATTTGGGGATCAACACAAGAGACAAAGGTTTTCGCGGTCATAATCCACTGTTGTAGGCGTTGACGTTGAGCTGAGGCCACACTAGCACTTAAGACATGAGAACAGCGATTTGGTGA contains:
- the petC gene encoding cytochrome b6-f complex iron-sulfur subunit; the protein is MDDTLNQLNPSMSRRQLLNFFTGAIVAATASAAIYPATKFFMPPAESTDAEGGVLAKDKIGHPIPASQILVQASGTRALIAGLAGEPTYLTVREDGTLDPMGIVNNCTHLGCTFPWNPVDQQFQCPCHGSRYDAQGSVERGPANRPLKLVHVQVKDDYIWISSWQETDPRTGEKPWWV
- a CDS encoding NAD(P)/FAD-dependent oxidoreductase codes for the protein MQISKINISERLDHVYDAIIVGGGAGGLSAGIYLQRYRLSSLIIDKGKARSFWMQELHNYLGLPPDTPGRVLLQQGKKHYESLAGDFLTAYVEEVVDEGDTFAVRVKVGRQNSTYFVLHSKYLIAASGIIDHLPSLENMQNVFEYAGYNLHVCMVCDGYEMIDKQCGFFAGSEASIEEMVFNLSWFTPYITIFTHGLFTVSTELRSKLQQYGYRLVETPIKRFLGQNHHMSGVELVDGTVVELETGLISMGSRYHNTYLQRIDLELKGGNLVTDKMCRTSHPRIFAIGDLKVGLNQVVIAAGDGALAATQIWRDIRRSFGVRCWQENLISNI
- a CDS encoding DUF2499 domain-containing protein, whose product is MNVLSIPTWIIHVSSVIEWIAAIWLIWTYGELTANRSWWGLSLAMLPALVSAMCACTWHYFDNSESLEWIVTLQATMTLVGNFTLLAAAWLIWRSAKIEVRD
- the hisA gene encoding 1-(5-phosphoribosyl)-5-[(5-phosphoribosylamino)methylideneamino]imidazole-4-carboxamide isomerase, whose product is MDVIPAIDLLEGRCVRLYQGDYDRSQVFSENPVDVAKQWVDEGATRLHIVDLDGAKAGKVVNLGAIEAIAQAISIPIEIGGGLRDRSSVEQVFNLGVQWAILGTVAVEQPQLVQELCQQYPGQIIIGIDARNGLVATRGWLETSEVLATQLAVQMQEMGAAAIIYTDIHRDGTLAGPNLDALRELAAAISIPVIASGGVSSVTDLLSLLALEPQGVTGVIVGRALYTGDINLKEALQAIGPGRIQDIPPNLDFSSFA
- a CDS encoding NAD(P)/FAD-dependent oxidoreductase encodes the protein MAHIVIVGAGLGGLPTAYELRHILPKQHQVTVISETPDFTFIPSLPWVAMGLTSLESIQVSLQPRLKQKGINWILGRVDYLNPQDQKISFGEQSITYDYLIIATGAELALDAVAGLGPDGYTQSVCNPHHAIKAFQAWQNFLLAPGPLVVGALPKTSCLGPAYEFTLLADYVLRKKGLREQVSITFVTPEPYAGHLGIGGMANSAELVTKFMAERGVEVIENAAVTAIEPNQIHLGNGRVLPFAYSMLLPPFRGPRFVRQVPGLSNQDGFIPVLPTYRHPEYASIYAVGVVVEIKPPEVTHIPLGVPKTGQMTEAMGMAVAHNIAIELGVFSAPPVTPTLDAICFADFGNSGILFLANPVLPDVATGKRRRAVALSGTWVTWAKALFERYFLAKMRFGTAVPWFEKLALKLLGLSLVAPLAVKRIIKEE
- a CDS encoding DUF3593 domain-containing protein, with the protein product MSKETLFALSLFPYLGFLWFIHRSQLMPRLALYGFYGTLVFVGVTIPAGIYAKVHYGEALANVDWLHGGAEVFLTLSNILIVVGFAQAVRQLKVKN
- the csaB gene encoding polysaccharide pyruvyl transferase CsaB, translating into MRALLSGYYGKGNGGDEALLATLLQMLPSHVTPVVLSGNPEETSDRYGVESHNRMSLTSVLPALRSCDAFIWGGGSLIQDVTSSISPFYYGGLMALAQKMGLKTVAWAQGIGPLVRPQTRWLAQHNFSGCTTVSVRDRVSAALLADWQIPYILAPDPVWALQAKPFPELANLPTPRIAVTLRNHPQLTAPRLANLTQALVSLQKSTQAFILLLPFQKSEDLAIAQAIQPQLKDVSEIVCIEDPQILKGVFRGVEMAIGMRLHSLIMAASEGCRCFALSYDPKINRLMEDLAIPGWDLANLPDNANVISKTWIDFYTNAQPLASEKITTLVEGAFMHRELLRKALGRIN